One Azospirillum sp. TSA2s genomic region harbors:
- the pyrH gene encoding UMP kinase: protein MVETTGTTAPAEGVRYKRVLLKVSGEALMGQRDYGLDPEMVNRIANEVKAVIGLGVQVCLVIGGGNIFRGVKGAASGMERASADYIGMLATVMNALSMQSALERMGVSTRVQSAIPMATVCEPYIRRRAVRHMEKGRVVIFAAGTGNPFFTTDTAAALRASEMGCDGLLKGTQVDGVYTADPKKDPTAEHYERLTYMDVLTKDLQVMDASAIALSRENHIPILVFSIHTPGAFAEVMQGRGKHTIITEERE, encoded by the coding sequence ATGGTCGAAACCACCGGGACCACCGCGCCGGCCGAGGGCGTCCGCTACAAGCGCGTCCTCCTCAAGGTGTCGGGCGAAGCGCTGATGGGTCAGCGCGACTATGGTCTGGACCCGGAGATGGTGAATCGCATCGCCAACGAGGTGAAGGCGGTCATCGGGCTTGGCGTCCAGGTCTGTCTGGTCATCGGCGGGGGGAACATCTTCCGGGGTGTGAAGGGTGCGGCGAGCGGCATGGAGCGTGCTTCGGCCGACTATATCGGCATGCTCGCCACCGTGATGAACGCGCTCTCGATGCAGAGCGCGCTCGAACGGATGGGCGTCAGCACGCGGGTGCAGTCGGCCATTCCCATGGCGACGGTCTGCGAGCCCTATATCCGGCGCCGCGCCGTCCGCCACATGGAAAAGGGCCGGGTGGTGATTTTCGCCGCCGGCACCGGCAACCCCTTCTTCACCACCGACACCGCCGCGGCGCTGCGCGCGTCCGAAATGGGCTGTGACGGTCTGCTGAAGGGCACGCAGGTCGATGGCGTCTATACCGCCGATCCGAAGAAGGATCCGACGGCGGAGCATTACGAACGCCTCACCTACATGGATGTCCTGACCAAGGATCTGCAGGTGATGGACGCTTCGGCGATCGCGCTGTCGCGCGAGAACCACATTCCCATTCTGGTCTTCTCGATCCACACGCCCGGCGCCTTCGCCGAAGTGATGCAGGGCCGTGGCAAGCACACCATCATAACGGAAGAAAGGGAGTAG
- the frr gene encoding ribosome recycling factor — protein MEGALDSFRKELGGLRTGRASSNLLEPVMVEAYGSRMHLREVATVSVPEPRLISVQVWDRGMTKAVEKAIRDSGLGLNPQAEGQVIRVPLPDLTQERRAELAKVAHKYAEQCRVAIRNIRRDGMDGLKKAEKASEITQDEHKVQADKVQVLTDQHIKLVDDSLAQKEKEIMQV, from the coding sequence ATGGAAGGCGCGCTTGACTCGTTTCGCAAGGAACTGGGCGGTCTGCGCACCGGCCGCGCCTCGTCCAATCTGCTCGAACCGGTGATGGTGGAGGCCTATGGCAGCCGCATGCACCTGCGCGAGGTCGCGACGGTCTCCGTTCCGGAGCCGCGCCTGATCTCGGTCCAGGTGTGGGACCGTGGCATGACCAAGGCGGTCGAGAAGGCCATCCGCGACAGCGGCCTGGGCCTGAACCCGCAGGCCGAAGGCCAGGTCATCCGCGTGCCGCTGCCCGATCTGACGCAGGAGCGCCGCGCCGAGCTGGCGAAGGTCGCCCACAAGTACGCCGAGCAGTGCCGCGTCGCCATCCGCAACATCCGTCGTGACGGCATGGACGGCCTGAAGAAGGCTGAGAAAGCCAGCGAGATCACCCAGGACGAGCACAAGGTCCAGGCGGACAAGGTGCAGGTGCTGACCGACCAGCACATCAAGCTGGTCGACGACTCGCTTGCGCAAAAAGAAAAGGAAATCATGCAGGTCTGA
- a CDS encoding isoprenyl transferase yields the protein MRDADDNRSNTAPGHVAIIMDGNGRWAKARGLPRTAGHKKGVDAVRRTVEAARELGIGTLTIFSFSSENWRRPEEEVSDLMGLLRFYLRSEVAELHRAGVRLRVIGDRTRLSEDINRLIDNAEGLTRDNRVMTLVVALSYGSRLEIVHAARRLAEEVAAGRLSPEAIDEDALSARLYTADIPDPDLIIRTSGEKRISNFLLWQAAYAELVFVDTLWPDFTKRDLEAAIEEFHRRERRFGATTAGSR from the coding sequence ATGCGCGACGCGGACGACAACCGGTCCAACACGGCCCCAGGGCATGTCGCCATCATCATGGATGGCAACGGGCGCTGGGCCAAGGCGCGTGGCCTGCCGCGCACCGCCGGTCACAAGAAGGGCGTGGACGCCGTCCGCCGCACCGTGGAAGCGGCGCGCGAACTTGGCATCGGCACTCTGACGATCTTCAGCTTCTCCTCGGAGAACTGGCGCCGGCCGGAGGAAGAGGTCAGCGACCTGATGGGTCTGCTGCGCTTCTACCTGCGCAGCGAAGTCGCCGAACTGCACCGGGCGGGCGTTCGCCTGCGGGTGATCGGCGACCGCACGCGGCTGTCGGAGGACATCAACCGGCTGATCGACAATGCCGAGGGCCTGACCCGCGACAACCGGGTGATGACGCTGGTGGTGGCTCTCAGCTACGGCTCGCGCCTGGAAATCGTCCATGCGGCTCGCCGGCTGGCGGAAGAAGTGGCGGCCGGTCGCCTGTCGCCTGAGGCCATTGACGAAGACGCGCTGTCGGCGCGGCTCTACACGGCCGACATACCCGACCCCGACCTGATCATCCGCACCAGCGGCGAGAAGCGGATCAGCAATTTCCTGCTGTGGCAGGCGGCCTATGCCGAGCTGGTCTTCGTCGATACGCTCTGGCCCGATTTCACCAAGCGCGATCTGGAGGCGGCGATTGAAGAGTTCCACCGACGGGAACGCCGCTTCGGCGCCACCACCGCCGGGTCCCGCTGA
- a CDS encoding phosphatidate cytidylyltransferase has product MPARPSRAGDLKVRVLSALVMAPVVLGAVWIGGWVFHALIAFGSVVAVSEWTSIVPSARRLPARIMAAVGILVAVMAQIAAGPAAGLGAAAAFAVLTAIVGGGADRNLLGFGVLYVAVGMAGLMWLRDLPESGLSLFLFVLIAIWATDIGAYAAGRSIGGPKLAPRISPKKTWAGLIGGMASSALFGWLVALAFGAARPDIALAVGAAVAVVGQAGDLFESAIKRRYNVKDSGQLIPGHGGILDRIDGLLAAAPVLALFHAAVGSVLSWW; this is encoded by the coding sequence GTGCCGGCCAGGCCATCCAGGGCAGGGGACCTCAAGGTTCGTGTCCTGTCGGCATTGGTCATGGCGCCGGTCGTGCTGGGTGCCGTCTGGATTGGCGGCTGGGTGTTCCATGCCCTGATCGCCTTCGGATCGGTGGTCGCCGTATCCGAATGGACCAGCATCGTTCCCAGCGCCCGCCGCTTGCCGGCCCGCATCATGGCGGCGGTCGGCATCCTCGTGGCAGTGATGGCGCAGATCGCCGCCGGTCCGGCCGCAGGGCTGGGGGCGGCTGCAGCCTTCGCCGTTCTGACCGCCATTGTCGGTGGCGGCGCCGACCGCAACCTGCTCGGTTTTGGCGTGCTTTATGTCGCTGTCGGCATGGCCGGCCTGATGTGGCTGCGTGATCTGCCGGAGTCCGGGCTGTCGCTCTTCCTGTTCGTCCTCATTGCCATCTGGGCAACCGACATCGGGGCCTATGCCGCGGGCCGCAGCATAGGCGGGCCTAAGCTGGCGCCGCGCATCAGCCCCAAGAAGACCTGGGCCGGCCTGATCGGCGGCATGGCGTCTTCGGCGCTTTTCGGCTGGCTGGTGGCTCTGGCCTTCGGAGCGGCGCGCCCGGACATCGCTCTGGCGGTGGGCGCTGCCGTCGCCGTGGTCGGGCAAGCCGGCGACCTGTTCGAATCGGCGATCAAGCGGCGTTACAATGTGAAGGACAGCGGTCAGCTCATTCCCGGGCATGGCGGCATCCTCGACCGCATCGACGGGCTTCTGGCCGCGGCCCCGGTGCTGGCCCTGTTTCACGCGGCCGTTGGATCGGTTCTGTCATGGTGGTGA
- a CDS encoding 1-deoxy-D-xylulose-5-phosphate reductoisomerase, producing MVVKAGAGPEAPRSVTILGSTGSVGTQTVDLVSRDPERFPVEALTANRNVTLLAQQARQLNARLAVVAEPAAYAELKSLLSGTGIEVAAGSEAVAAAAERPADWVMAAIVGAAGLEPTLAAVRRGAIVAFANKEVLVCAGALMMEEVKAHGATLLPVDSEHSAIYQVFDFDRTDSVARLILTASGGPFRTRDRAFMAAATREQAVAHPTWDMGAKISVDSATMMNKGLELIEAHFLFGIPEERIDVLVHPQSVIHSLVEYVDGSVLAQLGTPDMRTPIAYALGWPARIATPAERLDLVKAATLTFEAPDPVRFPALRLARAALQSGGGAPTILSAANEVAVQAFLDRRIGFLDIERIVEETLTALPHRPLRDLAAVREADADARRDAACRVAAIGATAVGSR from the coding sequence ATGGTGGTGAAAGCGGGAGCGGGGCCTGAGGCGCCGCGCAGCGTAACGATCCTCGGGTCCACGGGCTCGGTCGGAACGCAGACGGTGGACCTCGTCTCCCGCGATCCGGAGCGCTTTCCGGTGGAGGCGCTGACCGCGAACCGCAACGTCACTCTGCTGGCTCAGCAAGCCCGGCAGTTGAACGCCCGCTTGGCCGTGGTCGCCGAACCTGCCGCCTATGCCGAGTTGAAGAGCCTGCTCTCCGGCACCGGCATCGAGGTCGCCGCCGGGTCCGAAGCGGTTGCCGCCGCGGCGGAGCGTCCAGCCGACTGGGTGATGGCCGCCATCGTCGGCGCCGCCGGTCTCGAGCCGACGCTCGCAGCGGTGCGGCGTGGCGCCATCGTCGCCTTTGCCAACAAGGAGGTGCTGGTCTGCGCCGGCGCCTTGATGATGGAGGAGGTGAAGGCCCACGGCGCGACGCTGCTGCCGGTCGACAGCGAGCATTCCGCCATCTACCAGGTCTTCGATTTCGACCGAACCGACAGCGTTGCCCGCCTGATCCTGACGGCGTCGGGCGGTCCCTTCCGCACCAGGGATCGCGCCTTCATGGCGGCTGCGACGCGGGAGCAGGCGGTCGCCCATCCGACCTGGGACATGGGCGCCAAGATTTCGGTCGACAGCGCCACGATGATGAACAAGGGGCTGGAGCTGATCGAAGCCCACTTCCTGTTCGGCATACCGGAAGAGCGCATCGATGTGCTGGTCCACCCGCAGTCGGTCATCCATTCGCTGGTCGAATATGTCGACGGCTCGGTTCTGGCGCAGCTCGGCACGCCCGACATGCGCACGCCGATCGCCTATGCGCTCGGCTGGCCCGCCCGCATCGCCACGCCGGCGGAGCGGCTCGATCTGGTCAAGGCGGCGACGCTGACCTTCGAGGCTCCTGATCCCGTGCGTTTCCCTGCACTGAGGCTGGCCCGGGCCGCCTTGCAAAGCGGGGGGGGCGCTCCTACTATACTCAGTGCCGCCAACGAGGTGGCCGTCCAGGCGTTTCTCGACCGCCGGATCGGCTTCCTCGACATCGAACGGATCGTCGAGGAGACGTTGACGGCGTTGCCCCACCGCCCGCTGCGCGATCTCGCCGCCGTGCGGGAGGCCGACGCGGATGCGAGGCGGGACGCCGCCTGCCGTGTTGCGGCCATCGGTGCGACGGCGGTTGGCAGCCGATGA